The Meles meles chromosome 15, mMelMel3.1 paternal haplotype, whole genome shotgun sequence genome contains the following window.
AAGACAtccctgttttgttcctgatcttagaggaaaagttctccCTTATTTCTCATTGAGTGTGATGCTAGCTTGGGTTTTTCATAtacggcctttattatgttgagttatgttTCTTCTAAcactactttgttgagggtttttaattATGAATGGATGTGATactatgtcaaatgctttttcttcctctattGGAAATTATTATGGCTTCATATTCTTTCCATTGATGTGATGTGTCATGTTGATTGgtttgcaaattttattttaaagattctatttatttgagagagaaaaattcgagagagagagcacaagcagaggagaggtgtagaggagcagggagaagcagacaccccgctgagcagggagcccaatacaggacttaatcccaagatcctggggtcatgacttgagacaaagatggacacttaaccgactgagccactcagggctCCTGAGTTGCAAATATTAAACCAGACtagcatcccaggaataaatgccacttgactgtggtgaatgattttttttaaaaaaagattttatttatttatttgacagagagagaaatcacaggtaggcagagaggcaggcagagggaggggggaagcagcctccccgctgagcagagagccccaggtgggccttgatcccaggaccctgagatcatgacctgagcctaaggcagaggctttaacccactgagccacccagatgccggaatgatttttttaatgtattgttggattccgtTTCTTATATTTTGcagaggatttttgtatctatgttcatcagagatactggcctgtaattttcttttcttagagtATCTTGATCTGATTTTGGTCTCAGGGTAATGCTGGTATAggagaatgaatttggaagcattccttcccatttctggtttttagaacagtttgaaaaaaacatgtattaactctttttcaaatgttcagtcAAATTCACCTGTAAAACTCTGAACATTTGTTCGTTGGgaatttcttgaattttattgTTGGTtatcaattttttgaaattttctatttctccctgattcagttttgggaggttgtatgtttctaggaatgtgtccatttcttttaggttgtctaatttgttggcataaaattttttttttcccattttatttattttttcagcgtaacagtattcattctttttgcacaacacccagtgctccatgcaaaacgtgccctccccattacccaccacctgttcccccaacctcccacccttgacccttcaaaaccctcaggttgccccaacctcccacccctgacccttcaaaaccctcaggttgtttttcagagtccatagtctcttatggttcgcctcccctccccaatgtccgagacaaaccataaatgactcttaatttcacaaaacaaactgggggttcctggggggaggtgggattgggagagggggctatggcataaaattttttataaaatcttttataatcctttatatttctgtggtgtcagttattTCTGCTCCTCAATTTCTAGTTTTGtttgagttttctctctctctcctcctgtgtcTCTTTCTTTAGTGAGTCTGACGAAAGGTTTATCAATTTAgttgatctttccaaagaaacagctcccggtttcatatttctgttatattgcttatttctgctctactgattattttcttccttttactagCTCTGggtattttttggtgtttttctagctcctttaacttaaatgttaggttgtttgagatttttctggcttcttgaggtaggcctgtattgttaTAAACTTCCCTCTACAGAAAAACTTATGTTGTATCTGAAAgatttggagcattgtgttttcattttcctttgtctccATGTAATTTTCGATTTCCTCTTTGATTACTTAATTAACGcactcattgtttagtagcatgttatttaacctctgtatatttgtgttccttccagatttttttcttgtggctgtTGTCTAGTTCTACATCATTGTGATTAGAGATGATGTATACTAtgatttcagtgttttttaattttttgagatctGTTTTATGGCTgtatatgtgatctgttctgaagaatgttccatgtacacttgaaaagaaagtgtattctgctgctttagggtGGACtgctctgaatgtatctgttaagatccacctggtccaatgtgtcattcagagccactgtttccttactgattttttttgtttggatgatctatccattaatGTAAGTGGATGCTGAAGTctcctactactattgtattactattgattacttcctttagGTTTGTTAATAGctactttatgtatttgggtgctctcattttggatgcataaatatctataattttatatcttcttgttggattgtttccTTTATGATAATGAattgtccttctttgtcttttgttacagtatctgttttaaagtctattttgtccaatataagcaTTGCTATCCTGGAATTCTTTttacttccatttgtatgacaaatgttttccatttcctcactttctttttttctttaaagatcttatttattttagagagagaaagtgcatgagtagggggaggagcaaggggagaAGGAGATAATTTCAAGTGACCctgtgctgaatgcagagcccaacacagagctccatctcatgaccatgagatcataacctgagttgaaactgaatcagatgcttcacccaggtgcccccatgtctTCAATCTTGCATGTCTTTAATCTGACATGAATCTCTTATTCAGCATATTGAtaggtctttcttttttatccattccatcaccctaTGTATTTTGGCTGGAACATTTAGTCTAATTACACTCACAGTAATTACTGATAGTTGTGTACTTATCGCCATTTGTTACTTATTTTacagttgtttttgtagttcctctctgttcctttcttctcttcccctttctttgtgatttgctggctttctttaatAATAGACTGggattcctttcctttctcttttgcatgtctattacttgttttttgatttgtggttaccattaggttttatataaaatcttaagcatataacagtctatattgagctacttaagtttgaacccattctaaaaaCACTAAATTTTTACTCCTGTTCCCCTCACACACATTTGAGGTATATAGTGTCATACTTTAcaaccttttattttatatatctctggactgatttttttttttttttttttttttagatatacttaattttactacttttgtgcttcctacttttcttattccTGCATCTGGTCTTTCTATTCCATTCAAAGAGtcctctttaacattttttgtaaggctggtttagtagATATGGattcctttaacttttctttgtctaggaaactctttatctctctttctcttctgaatcatagctttgctggatagagtattcttggctgcaggtttattttcctttcagcactctgaatatatcatgccactttcttctggcctgcaaagttcctgctgaaaaatcagctaatAGCCTTATGAGGTTTTCCTTGTATGTAAcagttttctcttgctgcttttaagattctctctttatcactactttttgccatttaaGTACTGTATGTCTTGAtgtagacctccttgggttgatttgtTGGGgactctgtatctcctggatctggacttctgtttgCTTCTCTAGATTAGAGAAGTTTTCACCTATCACTTATtgccaaataatttttctgcccctttctttatgttcttcttctgggatctctatgATATAAATGTTATTCACTTGGTTTCACTGAGTTCCcttaatctattttcattttttattaatcttttttttctttctcctgttcagcttgattgttTTCCATTATCTGTCCTCCGGGTTGCTTatttgttcttctgcttcctctagtctactgCTTATTCCATTTAGTATATTtctcatttcagttattgagttctttgTCTCTGGTTGGTTCTTTTGTATGTTTCTATCTCTTCGCTGCCCTCAGCAAAGTTCTCACTGAGAACTTCCACTCACtcttcaagtccagtgagtatctttatgatcactaCTTTGAATTCTCTAACAAGCATATTACTTATGTCCATTTTATTTAGTTCTCTTGCTGTGAATTTGTCTTGTCctttcatttgggatatattcctctgtctcctcttttTGTGTAactctatgtctgtttttattgtGTTAGGAAAGTCAATTGCATATCCTGCTCTTAAAAGtcatggccttatgaagaagaggttctGTGTTGTCCTGTAGTGCAATATCCCTAGTTCACTAGAACCTGGAATTTCAGGGATATCTCCTATGTCTGTTGCATGTACCATGCTATTGTGATTGAgccacattttccttctgcctagtTGTCTGCAATGGCTTtctctgcctgttgtgggcagggtATGGTCCCTGTGCTGTTAGTGAGCCAGTGTGGGGCCACCAAAGGGTCACACCAGCAATTACTAGAGCTGCTGTTGCACTGAACTGTAGGTGTTCTCTCTGCAATGTCCTCTGGGAAGCTTTGGTTGTTGGGCAAGACCTGCAGACAGACCAGATGTCTACACCCAGCACACTGCTGGGGCTGCAGTCAAACTGTTACATATATCCttggcaggagtcactttggggTAATGCTGGTTTCTTTCAGGGCTGCGAGCACAATGCCATGGTGGTGGTTCTGCTTTGGAGCACTCCTTTGCAGGCTGGGTTGGATGGGCAGGGTGGGTCCACAGGAGAGTACAAGGGCAGGACACACTGTTAGCAAGCTATGTGGAGAGTGTCTATGCTTCCCTCATTCCTACAGCTGGTAGGGTTTCTAGGCTTGGGGCTGAGGAAGGGAAATGTCGACTgtaatttcttttgttcttagaGAATGCTCCCAAAGATCCCTGCTTCTCCAGCACAtgttctgagattagtaaataaatcttctttcCATGTATCCCAGGAATTTTTCTGTTGATTTATGCTATATCTCAGCAGCACTATTTGTTAAGCTGTCTCTTTAAATGCAGTTTCGTAATGTCCTctggctctcccagagccaagcctCTGAGTTTTAAAGTTCCATGTGTTAAAACCAATGAACGTTAAGCCCCTCTGGTTTTGAAAGTCAAATGTTTTGGGGGTTTGAATTCTCAGTGTAGTCACCCATGCCTGAGGTGCTTGgtgtctgctcctctcccttctctgtgcttacaCCATCCCTCCCTCCGATGGACAGTCTTATGGGTTACCTTGGTTCCTGATGGTCTTCGACCTTCCTAACCTCTTTGATGTGACTTTTTCTCTATGTTTAGCTGTGGAAAGTCTGTTCTGCCAGAcactttctgggttatttacttatttacactgatgtggatgTTGCCTAAGTGTATCCATGGGATGAGTTGAATTCAGGATCCAGTCATCTTCTATAGGAGTCTTGTACCACTCATCATAGCTTGCATAGTCCAGCAAGAAGAAGGAAGATTTCCTCTTCTTGGCAACAGCAAGCTTCCTAATTGCATGGTCTTAAAGTGGAAAATTATATGATCAGATTATACATTGTTTTCAATGATCATTCTGACTGCCATTTAGAGAATGTATAGGACGTGAGCAAAACTGGGACTGGTGGATTATTTAGTAAGTGACCATGTCGGGTTTTGGTGTAAAAGGACTTGGGTTTAGAACCAGGACTTTAgcagcagagatggagagaggagggcatatttgagaaaagagaaaccaaggaGAATTCCTAGGTGTGAGACAAGGGTTCAGGGAAGAGATGTAGGCTGAAGATACAAAATTGTCAGTATATTGACAATACTTAAGGCCAAGAGATAGTAGAATCGACTGgaggaaaatgcagaaaaaagaaaagaggagtcCCAACTCTAAGCCctgaaaaacacaaacatttaaagCTGAGGTAGATAAATAAGATAAAGCACAGACGGCAAAGTCACAGCCAGGAAGCCAAGACAGCCAAATTACGGAAGGACTCAGAATTAtgtcagaatgaaagaaaaatagctGGTTAGGTTTCCTATGACTTTTCCtggccttctttccttcttaattatgTGAAAACAAAGCATATCTTTTGTACTTTTAACAGGAtgacaagaaacagaaaagcaggTGTGCTGCCATGCCCCAATCCTAAATCTCAGATCTCTGACAAGCTTTAATTAGTTTGCTAGTTCAGGGCTCCTGAGTAAGTGCAATTCTGTCACTTTGTAGGCATGCTCACGCTTGGTAAAGTGGATTTTTTGGTCACTAGCTCAGATAAAGTTTCTACACTTTCCAAAGTAGTTTTGAGCAATTTTGTTAGCTAACCTCCTACAATTTCTTGCTTGAAATTTTTGAATTAGTATGCATAATACTTTGCTCATTGTCCAGTTTTAAGCACATAAAAATCATTATTCTttcctgaaattaatttttaaatttagttttaagtacctttttctcatttaaaatagttgctgttcactgaaatggaaagtgcaagaggaaaaatatttttaagttttgattttgtgggcaaacagaataaaacaaacagTTATTGTGAAGTTTGAGAATTCACATGCATTAACCACTTAATAGGGAAAATAggtttttagtttaatttattcatttgaatgtTAAGGAATTTGTTTACGTCATGTTTGCATGCAGCAAATATCTGGTGTGAACAAGAATTATGTGACGCAAACAAGAAAAGGAACTAATTCCTGACTGTACAAATATATTCAGTTCTCTTCGGcttgcttcttttcctcttttctgtttgtttgtttcaagtttttatttaaattccagttagttaacatatactgtaatactggtttcaggaggagaatttaatgattcatcacttatgtataacacccagtgctcatcacaagtgccctccttaagccccatcacccatttaactcaCCGTTCTGCCCCCAcgtacctcccctccagcaatctcAGCTTGGaatctatagttaagagtttacCCCTTCCCCACCTTCAGTTTAATCCATTACTCTCTTCCCATTTTACTCTATCAATTCTCTATGGTTGATGTACTAGCAACTTGCCAATTCAATATTTTCAGCCCATGTTTACCTTAGGAACAGCAGACTTATTCCGTCTAATTCAAGCAAGGCCTTTTATTATGTGGTCTAAGTCTCTCTTTTTTcgtctataaaatggagaaaataatattgACTTGACCAAGTTGACCCAAGGAGTAATGAAAACTCTTAGAAACATCTAAGATACTTTCAGATACATAGTAACTACTCAAGAAATATTAggatttctcctccttttctccttagAGGCTCTGGGTTATCTGGGTTAGTTCTGTGCTAATGGAGAAGAGCTCCAACTAAAACAAGAGCAGTAAAAACTGTCCAAAGCAATGACTAAACTCTATGGAaagtaatttagaaaatttaaacttaaacTATCCATTTAAGCTTAACCATCCATTTAAGCTTAAACCATCCCTACAAGCAGGCCACAAGAAATCAGGATTGGTGAGCTTAATAAAATATGAGGGAAACCGTCCAAAACCCCCTTTCTCATGGagaacaaaaaattaataaactgaggtagcggggtgcctgggtggctcagtgggttaaagcctctgccttcggctcaggtcatgatcccagggtcctgggatcaagccccacattgggctctctgctcagcagggagcttgcttcctcctctctctctgcctgcctctctgcttacttgtgatctctgtcaaataaataaataaataaaatctttttaaaaaataaaaataaaaaaataaactaggtaGCATGTAGAGCAATCATTTCATAGCACCTTAGGACTTCTCCTTTACCTCTACTAAATAAAATTTGTCTTACTAGCATTCATAAAATAATCACGGTGTTTAAGTCAGAGATTATTGAAAGGAATATTTTGATAGAAGAGAAGTTAGTTGCATCATTGTTAATATAGTTGGCTTGTATTCTAAAACCATATTATATCATACTCCTTAACTTCTGTTGTCCTATGCTAATGAGAAGGAAATGGCGGCAGATGTTGTGTGTTAACTGTGACTACTTTTATGCTAAACAAGGTGAAATGATGCCAAGGTGCGTTCAATAATTTGGATTTGCTGTAGTTGATTCTAAAGGTAGGGGGAGCATTGACACATCACATGGTACATGGTAGTGGGTGTTTGCCaaacagaaaagacccagagCTAGAGTAGTCACATAATCATTAACATCACATGCAATGATGTAACATCATCCATCAAAGGTTaatttcaagttttgtttttgtggttctggtacttattttgtaattttctttatgaatacacatgtgtgcatatataattctatatttataCTACTTAAGGTCAGGATTTgggaaaattttgtcttttttttgtttgtttgtttgtttaaaagggCCCCATACATTACTTAAGTTTCAAAACATGGCCAACACAGCTGGCCATAAAACAAAAAGAGCATCATTCTCATCTGGTAGCAGACATAAAAATTTTGAACATAATCCCAAAACAGAAATTAATCTAATCCCACACAATATACTAGTCAATTAAACTCTTATTTCGGAAATGGCAAACACAATAACTACAAAGCAATTTACCATAAAAACTCAATTTGAAGAACTATTTCCAATATAATAACTATTTTAGGTATATGTAGCTActgtaaaaacaaacagaataaaacaaaaaaatgcagcGCTAAAAAAAGTTCATATTAGGGGATAAAacaatatttgcaaaacaataaaaatactttataatctttcaattaaatatttacatatgtgaTAAGTAAGCTTCTAAATCATACccttattatttctttgtaaatcctatttttaatataaaataaagagatttttttaaataaaaagttatggTATTTTATGTAGTTCATTCATGCAAAACTTCTATTAAAGACAGATAAACTACAACATTTTTTCAGACACGGAATATagcattcaaaaattaaaatgggattgtatgaaaatattaaataataaaaacatgaaaaatacttGGAAACAGAGTAATCAAGCTATATATAACATTGATCAAAGAAATAAACCAGTTTAAAGGAATTCAAAGCTTTTGCTTTTAGCACATCCTTTACTATTTATACAATTTAAACCCTTTAACAAAGGTATACAATTTATTGTAATATTGTAGTGTCACCATGGAAACCACCCAACTATGTTAATATTTGAACCTCATGAATAAACCATGAATTAAGGTAGTTCTCAATAATGATATGCTCCAGACAGATGGGTACCATGAGACCTCATTTTATGCTTTCAATCTTCTGGTAGATTCGTACAGAAAATACTCTACCTTAGAAACTATGTAAGACAGAGTATGGGATAACATAAGGGGCACACTCTAGCTTAAGCCTTAGAAGTTACTTCATTTCTGAGTAACAGTTTATTTCCAGAATAATTTTCAGTTTAAATCccctgattttaaatttaaatctcatgatttcctaattttaaatGCACCAAGGAAATTAACTATAGTTGTGAGTCACACAGATGACTCCTTTAAGaagattaatatatttttaaaaaagagaaaatcaaggttttttttttttttttttttttttttttttccttcttaaagattttattaaaggtCTTTACGGATTGAAATGCAGCCTCCAGATCCAGCTGCCGGAGAGACCCTGTTACGCTGTGGGTACTGGCTGTGGCATAGCAGGCGGCTCTGGCTTCCCACCCTTCTGTTCCGAGATGGGGGTGGTGGGCAGTATCTCATCTTTGGGTTCCACAATGCTCACATGATCCGGCAGGGGCTTCTTAGGGCCAATCTTACCACTTGGGTCCCAGGGAAGCATGATCTTCACTTTGATGCCCAGCACACCCTGTCTGAGGAGCACATGGCGCACAGCAGTGTCAACGTAGTAGTTAACAGGGTCCCCACTGTGAATCATCAGGCCATCCACAAACTTCATGGATTTAGCCCTCTGTCCTCGGAGTTTCCCAGATACCACGACCTCACAGCCTTTGGCCCCACTCTCCATGATGAACCGCAGCACACCATAGCAGGCCCTCCGCACAGCAAGGCCTCCTAGGAGTTTGTAACGCAGAGACTCTGCCTGGGCAATAGCACACAGACCTCTTGTAGCCACCTTTTCAGCATAAAGCTCTACACTGCCCTCGGGGAAACCAAATCTCTTCTGAACCACAGCAGTTAATTCTCGGATCCGCCGGCCCTTCTCACCAAGAACATTCTGTGTCCTGGTGGCCAAGATAATGATTTCTGTCCTTGTGGGTGTAACTCGGACCTCAACCCCGGAGTAGCCATCTTCAGCCAGCTCCCGAGTGAGGAACTCGTTCAGTTCAGCTTTGAAGATGCCATCAGCGACAAACTTCCTCTTCTTAGAAATCTGCACCGCCATCTTGCCGCCGCGCGCCCCGGAAAGAaaagcaaggtttttttttttttttttttaatttaacaatatTCTTAGGTGTATGAAGTTCTAATTATTTAGGTTTtgaaatagttaatttttttttaagattttatttttatttattttgacagagagagatcacaagtaggcagcgaggcaggcagagagagtgagagggaagcaggctccctgccgagtagagagcccgatgcgggacttgatcccaggaccctgagatcatgacctgagccgaaggcagcggcttaaaccactgagccacccaggtgcccctgaaatagtTAATTTTTGAGGACAATTTTAAAGGACCTAGTTACAGAAGTCACTAGAGCCTAACCTAAAAGAGGCCCATAGACACTACTCAAAATAATACTGGAAATGATTAAAGAAAGGTTCTCTTCTTAGGAGGGTCTTTCCCCATTACACCTATTTAGAACAGCTCATTAAACATCAATGGTGTTCTTTTTTCCAAATGCTTATTGTTATTTAAGTTGCAGATTTATCTTTCTAAAAGGAAATAAGGAACTAAATTTCAGCAAATTCCATTCTATTCTATTGTGATAGACTGAGCTTCATTAGATAGCCTAAATTGAATTCCCAGTAACTTTAGAAGGTCCTGCTTCAGTAATCTTTGAGTAAATGTAACAcacaatttattcttttctaaacctgcattaaaatatttttctaaagaaaatatctAATGAATCCCTATTTTACACATGGCACCCATTCTCTAATAACTAGAAAGCCATACCACCAGGTAGTGAAGAACACAGCATTAAGAGCAAACTTGTATCAGGATAACATCAGACACTTCATCAATTACTTTAATGCACCATCTCATGTATTCCTTCAATAATCCTATTGGTTACAAATTATTATCTATAATTTACATTTGGTGAACATTAAGTAACATGTTCAAGTTATCACTGGGGATGCTGTACTTATAATTAAATTAAACCTCCTTGATTCAAAGCTTGTGCATACATAACCTCTACTTCAATGGCATAAAACTAATTACAAATGTTCACATTAAATTATCTATAAGGTTAATATTCATTCTATATAGGAAAAGTAATTATCCTACacattttttcaattaaaaagagaatattttcctgttttgattTCTAGCTGCTTAGAACAAagtgaaactttatttttttaatatttatcttctatcggggcacctggagggctcagtgggttaaagcctctgccttccgctcagatcgtgatcccagggtcctgagatcgaaccctacatggggctctctgctcagcagggaacctgcttcctcctctctctctgcctgcttctctgactagttgtgatctctctctctatcaaataaataaataaaatctttaaaaaaatatttatcttctatCTAGCTAGCTAACCCCATTctaatattgattttttattacAATATCAGGAAAAGTGTTTTCTATATCTTATTCCTATGTTTGCATGGTACATTCctctattttaaaagtttgatcCCATTTCTATTTGGACTTTTAGTAGAAATAAGTGTAAAATTctatcaaatgtctttttttttttttaatactatgcACTCTTTACTCTTTTCCctttggtaactttttttttcaaaactgtgaCACAAAATCACAATTAGCTTACTGACACTGGTTCCAGATGCATAACATTTTCATCACTACAAGAATCTCTCATGGTGCCTTTTTTCTAGCCACACCCACCTCCATCCCATCCTCATTCTGTCTTTAACTATAACCTTTTCTCTGCTTCTATAATTTTGGTATTTCAAAACTGaaacataaatggaatcatatagtatataatcTTAtgtgattggctttttttttccccgctggagattcatccaagttTTTGCATATATCAATAGTTGCTCTTTTTTATTGCTAAGCTATACTCTCAAATGCCTTTTTAGCATCTAATGGTATAATCAATTGAgctactgaaatatttttatttatttcctcatagTAGGCTAtcattatatttcttaaaaacttCCTATTTTGTTACATGTATGCTGACCTTTGAACATACTGCTGGATGGTACTTgctatattttatgaatttttgttttctgttttttgttgcaCTTAAACTCAGAAATGATATAGAACCATCATtgtctttttgttaaaaaaatgctattttaaactatcttgaatttttaataataaaattatgattcttaaaaaatgatcaaggagttgtttatctttttctataGTTGGAATGGTAGTTTAAATAACATTGTGATTATCAGTTCTTTAAATGTCTACTAATATTTAGATATGCATCCATCTGTTCTGATGTTTTTTGATAACAGATCTTTAAATAGCCTTCCAATATTTATATGCCTCATTCCAGTTTTCCAGTTCCTTCTGGATATACTATGGTAATTTAAAGTTTTCTAGAAACttattcccttcccttcctgtaGGTTTGCATGTTTCATCAGAGTAGAGTTGCATGTAATAGTCTACTATTGCTTCTTTTAACCTCTCTGTTCCTGCAGCTATTTATGCTTTCTTACTCAAAATCCtgcacatttttctttatatattttccataatttgtATGTTGAGGGATTTTTATTGGCTATTTCAAAGAAGAatcaaattttgaatttatttaattactttaacCTTTGTATTCTATTTTAGTGATTGCAGTTTCCATTGTTAATTAAATTCTGTTCTAGTTTCTTTAGATGTTCTTCTTCTAATTTCTTAAGATGAacccttagtttatttttttatttgttaataaaaaaggCATTTAAATCTAACATTTTGTACTGAGCACAGCTTTTATTGGGTGTGTATATTTTGTTAGGAAGACATCGTCTTTTTCATTAACTCATATATACTTTGTATTTCCCTTTGGTTCTAAGAGTTATCTAAGagtgtttcttaatttctaatatgttatttttttagttttccaatAAAATTGCCTAATCAAGTATTTTAGCTTTCTAATAAAAGTATCACAGGATGCAGcctattaaaaatttttactttttggaatttataaaacatttgggCATCTTGTTCAAGGACTAAACTTTCTAAGATAAATCCTTTCTCATTTGAAATTTCATGATTTCCATAATGTAAAGATTCTCCAAAAAGGATCTTGCCATTTTGACATTATAAGATAATATTCAACCTCATATACATTATGATCAAAATGAAATAGTTTTGTTGGACACTTTAAGTACTTACCAATAATAAATTCCTAATGTCATTTTTCTTATAATAGTGAATGAATTTGACTAAGAATGCTTAATTTCTGGTATTTATTTCATT
Protein-coding sequences here:
- the LOC123925744 gene encoding 40S ribosomal protein S3 produces the protein MAVQISKKRKFVADGIFKAELNEFLTRELAEDGYSGVEVRVTPTRTEIIILATRTQNVLGEKGRRIRELTAVVQKRFGFPEGSVELYAEKVATRGLCAIAQAESLRYKLLGGLAVRRACYGVLRFIMESGAKGCEVVVSGKLRGQRAKSMKFVDGLMIHSGDPVNYYVDTAVRHVLLRQGVLGIKVKIMLPWDPSGKIGPKKPLPDHVSIVEPKDEILPTTPISEQKGGKPEPPAMPQPVPTA